A DNA window from Candidatus Ancaeobacter aquaticus contains the following coding sequences:
- a CDS encoding CPBP family intramembrane metalloprotease, giving the protein MNATRSDSIYYLMGIGIIVLWLFLTVAPATHKDNIPQKENVQTELTDVFSSSALPPHIIFVFYVAVIGGVGLGLITNFLLLVNKLVVKEKTLLRGVNLVPWTLSDIARMTVLFLFIFTVIHAVLYVCVTSSIISGRLISMGGLVVGTLGVYLIMACGMYRSLIKKYSLSVTSIGLSLHSWFGNALTGIVAYIAFVPVFLLLVVVSYVICGYFGISPQPHELVKIFSVEKSAYKIIYLVLVATVFAPLYEEIVFRGFIYTVLRKYLGVTQSLCMSAIIFGAIHFNMSQFIPVMGLGIILAYLYERTGTLIAPIVFHMLNNTVAILLTFLILKNM; this is encoded by the coding sequence ATGAATGCAACAAGAAGCGATAGTATATATTATCTGATGGGTATTGGGATAATTGTGTTATGGCTTTTTCTTACGGTCGCGCCGGCTACCCACAAAGACAATATTCCTCAGAAAGAGAATGTTCAGACAGAATTAACCGATGTGTTCAGTAGCAGTGCTTTACCTCCGCATATTATCTTTGTTTTCTATGTTGCAGTAATAGGCGGGGTAGGACTTGGGCTAATAACTAATTTTCTGTTGTTAGTTAATAAGCTCGTTGTTAAAGAGAAGACATTATTGCGTGGTGTCAATCTTGTGCCGTGGACTTTATCAGATATTGCGCGTATGACGGTACTTTTCTTATTTATATTTACGGTTATACACGCAGTTTTATATGTCTGTGTTACCTCTTCTATTATCTCTGGTCGACTTATTTCTATGGGGGGACTGGTTGTCGGGACACTAGGGGTTTACTTGATTATGGCTTGCGGTATGTATCGGTCGCTTATAAAGAAGTACTCTTTATCCGTTACGAGCATAGGGCTCTCACTGCATAGTTGGTTTGGGAATGCTCTTACTGGAATAGTTGCCTATATAGCATTTGTCCCTGTATTTCTTTTGTTAGTTGTGGTGAGCTATGTAATATGTGGTTACTTTGGTATTAGTCCGCAGCCGCATGAACTGGTTAAAATATTTAGTGTCGAAAAATCCGCATATAAAATTATCTATTTAGTGCTTGTTGCAACAGTTTTTGCGCCACTCTATGAGGAAATAGTATTTCGCGGATTTATTTATACGGTCCTCAGAAAATATCTCGGTGTGACACAGTCTCTCTGCATGAGTGCTATAATATTTGGCGCTATACATTTTAATATGTCACAGTTTATTCCTGTCATGGGACTTGGTATAATACTTGCGTATCTATATGAAAGAACAGGTACATTAATAGCGCCAATTGTATTTCATATGCTAAATAATACTGTTGCGATATTATTGACATTTCTTATATTGAAGAATATGTAA
- a CDS encoding outer membrane lipoprotein carrier protein LolA — translation MKYFSIKIISICMILLVFSYAYAKEITTPQDERTLDTVLSEMERTEKNIKDLTADIVQTKVFTDFDDTVEFKGVFKYKKPRMMYWEFYSPDRSLIVVNEKETLMYVPDIKQAQKIDVENSPKGISLIFGFDRAVENLKKDFSIALVDTEETPEGKKYVLDLAPIAEREKNTFYKIKIWVRETSWIPEKFYIVELNGDNSTTELFNIKVNSGVPQSQFYLTLPKDVEVVNVDM, via the coding sequence ATGAAATATTTCTCTATCAAAATAATCAGTATATGTATGATCTTGCTAGTGTTCTCGTACGCGTACGCGAAAGAAATCACCACTCCCCAAGATGAGAGAACACTTGATACGGTCCTTTCTGAGATGGAACGTACCGAAAAAAACATCAAAGATCTCACCGCAGATATTGTGCAAACAAAAGTATTTACTGACTTTGATGATACGGTAGAGTTTAAAGGTGTCTTTAAATATAAAAAACCTCGCATGATGTACTGGGAGTTTTATTCTCCTGACCGAAGCCTTATTGTCGTTAATGAAAAAGAGACATTAATGTATGTGCCGGATATCAAGCAGGCCCAAAAAATCGATGTTGAAAATAGTCCTAAGGGAATATCACTTATATTTGGGTTTGACCGAGCAGTGGAAAATCTAAAAAAAGATTTTTCTATAGCATTGGTAGATACTGAAGAGACCCCAGAGGGTAAAAAATATGTTTTAGATTTAGCCCCGATCGCTGAACGTGAAAAGAACACATTTTACAAAATAAAGATATGGGTGAGAGAAACGTCATGGATCCCTGAAAAATTTTATATTGTTGAATTGAACGGAGATAATTCAACAACTGAGCTTTTTAATATTAAAGTGAATTCTGGTGTGCCACAATCACAATTTTATCTCACATTGCCTAAGGATGTGGAAGTTGTGAATGTTGATATGTAA
- a CDS encoding ABC transporter ATP-binding protein, with protein MEASPILETRDLKKYYPVTKGIIPRPVDWVRAVDGVSFKIMPATTLGLVGESGCGKTTLGRLILRLINPDSGNILFDGKDISSLKKGKMRSFRKDMQIIFQDPFGSLNPRFTVHDIVGEGLKVFNLCESKKVLQQKVVELLDMVGLPGNILNRYPHEFSGGQRQRLGIARALALNPRFIVCDEPVSSLDVSIQAQVINLLQSIKEKLKLSYLFISHDLSVVYHVSDYVAVMYRGQIMEYARGEDVYTKALHPYTKALLSAIPAIGKNDADNNVILEDEGSKPSDNYSQGCVFCDRCPYIKDECKENAPHYNEKMPGHFVRCHFA; from the coding sequence ATGGAAGCTTCACCGATACTGGAAACTCGTGACCTGAAAAAGTATTATCCGGTAACAAAAGGGATAATCCCTCGTCCTGTTGACTGGGTACGGGCAGTAGATGGGGTGAGTTTTAAAATAATGCCGGCCACAACGCTCGGTCTTGTCGGTGAGAGCGGTTGCGGAAAAACGACGTTAGGAAGACTCATTTTGCGGCTCATTAACCCTGATAGTGGTAATATACTGTTTGACGGAAAAGATATTTCTTCACTAAAAAAGGGGAAGATGCGTTCTTTTCGTAAAGATATGCAGATAATATTTCAGGACCCGTTTGGGTCTCTTAATCCACGTTTTACGGTCCATGATATTGTAGGTGAGGGACTTAAAGTATTCAATTTATGTGAATCAAAAAAAGTCTTACAGCAAAAGGTTGTTGAACTTCTTGATATGGTTGGCCTTCCGGGAAACATTCTCAATAGATATCCTCATGAATTTAGCGGTGGACAACGTCAACGCCTTGGCATTGCACGTGCGCTTGCACTGAACCCTCGTTTTATAGTTTGTGACGAACCGGTCAGCTCATTAGATGTGTCGATACAGGCACAGGTGATTAATCTTCTGCAATCGATAAAGGAAAAACTGAAACTTTCATATCTGTTTATTTCACATGATCTGAGTGTGGTTTACCATGTAAGTGATTATGTTGCAGTGATGTATAGGGGACAGATTATGGAGTATGCACGCGGTGAAGATGTATATACGAAAGCACTTCATCCGTATACTAAAGCGCTTCTTTCTGCAATACCGGCCATTGGTAAAAACGATGCGGATAATAATGTAATATTAGAGGATGAGGGAAGTAAGCCCTCGGACAATTATAGTCAAGGATGTGTGTTTTGCGATAGATGTCCTTATATCAAAGATGAATGTAAAGAAAATGCACCTCACTACAACGAAAAAATGCCTGGTCATTTTGTTCGTTGTCATTTTGCCTAG